The Sediminicola sp. YIK13 genomic sequence TGTATTCTTCATGCACCTTGGATTCTCTCTTTTGGAGATTGGACTCACCAGACAAAAAAATACGATCAACATATTATTTAAGAATGTCTTTATTATCTGTGTAGGACTCCTATTATACTATATAGGCGGTTTTAACCTAATGTACCCTGGAGACTTTAATGGGTATGTAGGATTTGCAGGGTTCGGATTGGATCCGGGAGAAGCGGGAATGACCGTTGAATATGCCAGCGGAGGATACACCTATTGGACAGATTTTCTATTTCAGGCCATGTTTGCCGCTACAGCAGCGACCATTGTTTCTGGAGCAGTAGCTGAACGTATCAAAATAGGTCCGTTTATGATTTTTACCATCATATATGTAGGTCTGGTCTATCCAATTGTTGGGTCATGGCAATGGGGAGGTGGATTCCTATCTACCCTTGGAGGTGATGATGCAGGTTTTCACGATTTCGCAGGGTCTACTTTAGTACATTCCGTGGGCGGATGGGCAGCCCTTATCGCTGTATACCTTTTAGGTCCTCGTATCGGTAAATTTGGAGAAGACGGAAAGCCAAATGCTATCCCTGGACACAACATTCCTTTCGCAGCAGCGGGAGTATTGATTCTTTGGTTAGGATGGTTCGGATTTAACGGTGGATCAGTACTTTCAGCAGATCCGGCCGGAACTTCACTGGTATTGGTTACCACAAGTTTGGCAGCAGCAGCAGGTGGTGTAGGCGCATTTATCTTTTCTACTATTCTCTATAAAAATTATGACCTTACCATGTTCTTAAATGGTATTCTTGGTGGTTTGGTAGGAATTACTGCCGGTGCAGACTTAATGTCGCCGCTCGAATCTATCATTATAGGTGGAATAGCAGGTGTTATCATAGTATTTGGAGTAGCGCTTATTGATAAAATTAAATTGGATGATCCTGTAGGAGCTATCGCAGTTCACTTGATCTGCGGTATCTGGGGCACCTTGGCCGTTGGTATCTTTGGAGCAAAAGCCGGAGGAGACCAATTCATTTATCAATTAGCTGGAGTAGGTGCGGCAGCTGTATTTTGTTCGCTATGTGCCTTCATTATCCTATACACACTTAAGAAAACTATAGGTATACGAGTTTCGAAGGAAGAAGAAATTGAAGGATTGGATCTTCACGAACACGGAATGGACGCCTATCCCGATTTTAGATTGAATCAACACTAATTACCATTATCAAATAAAAACGGAGCGTTTTGCAGAACGCTCCGTTACATAACCTTTTCACAATTAAACATCACGAACAATAATTCATCGCTCCTTTTAATAAGGACAATTAAATCATTGAAATATGAAAACGATTATCCATACAAATAACGTAAAAAAAATAGTTTTTTTAACTATAGCTTTATTGACAACTGGACTTTTTGCCCAAGAGGAAGAAACAGAAACAACACCTAAATTTTCATTGAGCGGATCTGTAGATGCCTACTACCGCGCAAACCTTAGTGCCCCAAACGATGAGGATGCCATTGCACCGGGATCTTCTTTCGCAAACCTACCAGGATTTGCTTTGGGCATGGCCAATGTCATTGCAAGTTATGAAGGGGAAGATGTTGGTTTTGTGGCCGATCTTGTATTTGGACCTCGCGGTACAGATGCCATTTTTGCTTCCCCAATGTATTCATCCACTGGAAATATAGTGAACCAATTATATGTCTATTGGAATGTTAGCGACAATGTAAAATTGACCTTTGGAAATTTCAATACCTTTTTGGGATATGAGGTTATTTCACCGGTAGCTAACTTTAACTACAGTACATCCTACCTATTCTCCTATGGTCCTTTTTCACATACAGGATTGAAGGCCGATTTTGATCTTGGGAACGAATGGTCTGCCATGGTTGCAGTAATGAACCCAACAGATCTAACCGAATTTAACCCAACCGGTAACTATGCTTTTGGGGCACAATTGGGCTATAGCGGTCAATATTTGAACTTTATCACCGATGACGGAGCCTACGAAATCGACTTTACAGGAGGTTTTGATGTGTCTGATGAGTTTTTCTTGGGAATAAACGCAGCATATTTTGACAATGACGGAGTAGGTTTTGCTGGTGCAGCTTTATATCCACAGTACGCTACTTCCGACACTTTCACCATTGGATTGAGAGGTGAATATTTCACTGAAACTGGAGACTTTGGCGCCATTGGAACAGGAGTTGAAGATTCCAGTGTATTTGCAGTTACCTTAACTGGAAGTGCTACTATTGGCAACTTAATGATCAAACCAGAATTGAGACTGGACAGTGCGTCTGATGATGCGTTTATTGACAACGACCTTGGCCCGACGAAGAGTCTT encodes the following:
- a CDS encoding ammonium transporter translates to MEAGLFTANNVWMMICTGLVFFMHLGFSLLEIGLTRQKNTINILFKNVFIICVGLLLYYIGGFNLMYPGDFNGYVGFAGFGLDPGEAGMTVEYASGGYTYWTDFLFQAMFAATAATIVSGAVAERIKIGPFMIFTIIYVGLVYPIVGSWQWGGGFLSTLGGDDAGFHDFAGSTLVHSVGGWAALIAVYLLGPRIGKFGEDGKPNAIPGHNIPFAAAGVLILWLGWFGFNGGSVLSADPAGTSLVLVTTSLAAAAGGVGAFIFSTILYKNYDLTMFLNGILGGLVGITAGADLMSPLESIIIGGIAGVIIVFGVALIDKIKLDDPVGAIAVHLICGIWGTLAVGIFGAKAGGDQFIYQLAGVGAAAVFCSLCAFIILYTLKKTIGIRVSKEEEIEGLDLHEHGMDAYPDFRLNQH
- a CDS encoding porin, coding for MKTIIHTNNVKKIVFLTIALLTTGLFAQEEETETTPKFSLSGSVDAYYRANLSAPNDEDAIAPGSSFANLPGFALGMANVIASYEGEDVGFVADLVFGPRGTDAIFASPMYSSTGNIVNQLYVYWNVSDNVKLTFGNFNTFLGYEVISPVANFNYSTSYLFSYGPFSHTGLKADFDLGNEWSAMVAVMNPTDLTEFNPTGNYAFGAQLGYSGQYLNFITDDGAYEIDFTGGFDVSDEFFLGINAAYFDNDGVGFAGAALYPQYATSDTFTIGLRGEYFTETGDFGAIGTGVEDSSVFAVTLTGSATIGNLMIKPELRLDSASDDAFIDNDLGPTKSLSSFVLAAVYSF